Proteins from a genomic interval of Yarrowia lipolytica chromosome 1E, complete sequence:
- a CDS encoding uncharacterized protein (Compare to YALI0E32307g, some similarities with uniprot|Q90941 Gallus gallus PB1 Polybromo 1 protein, similar to Saccharomyces cerevisiae RSC4 (YKR008W); ancestral locus Anc_2.518) yields the protein MTTRDERDFHPPPNLADVKTTITSSQPREIMSDKRRASSTLAADARKKAKGEIKPSQLSLFLAEVVDKIKKEETESYENDGTTRLLAGEFLELPSKRYYPHYYEEIQKPVSFKEIDAKIATNGYVNIDQFEKDLKQMANNAAAFNDKDSVIAQDALKIAKLGVADARKYTGEQEEVNDDDLKDEILELFSDAAIDILNDLATFKYKAKRTLPCEPFMVEPDRDLYPDYYEVIETPMSIAILEKMVNNREVKNFDDLESKLQIMIDNAKHYNADGSPIYVDAILVEKAIPQKVEKGRKAFGEENLATLHKFFKPKQKLKLTLNKPEATEEAEEKKPEEPLTVLPPNENPLRAPGRAPLVRLLTVHSTLPIRQQLKQIPESQQDPFQINIPASPTHALQNHTFALPAYHSTISVDAELDNSLYERPYNLQLTLNSARIQPIYLPSSAWGSQKDLQGRYELRLAPGLNRVDVSVDAAPANAPPQRTAHAQFEEHERFTLWVHLM from the coding sequence ATGACCACTCGTGACGAACGCGACTTCCATCCACCACCTAACCTTGCCGACGTTAAAACCACCATTACATCGTCACAACCACGCGAAATCATGTCTGACAAACGAAGGGCATCATCGACTCTGGCAGCAGACGCCCgcaagaaggccaagggcGAGATCAAGCCATCGCAACTGTCGCTGTTTCTGGCCGAGGTTGTAGATAAAATCAAAAAGGAGGAAACCGAGAGCTACGAGAACGACGGAACTACACGACTGCTTGCTGGAgagtttctggagctgccaTCGAAGCGGTACTACCCTCACTATTATGAGGAGATCCAAAAGCCAGTTTCATTCAAGGAAATTGATGCCAAAATTGCTACCAATGGTTACGTCAACATTGACCAGTTTGAGAAGGACCTCAAACAGATGGCCAACAACGCTGCAGCcttcaacgacaaggaTAGTGTAATTGCTCAGGATGCGCTTAAGATTGCCAAACTCGGTGTGGCCGACGCTCGAAAGTACACAGGCGAGCAGGAAGAGgtcaacgacgacgacctcaaggacgagattctggaaCTCTTCTCAGACGCAGCCATCGACATTCTCAATGATCTGGCTAccttcaagtacaaggCCAAGCGGACCTTACCATGTGAGCCGTTCATGGTTGAGCCCGACAGAGATCTTTATCCCGATTACTACGAAGTGATTGAGACGCCCATGTCCATTGCCATTTTAGAGAAGATGGTCAACAACAGAGAAGTCAAGAACTTCGATGATCTTGAGAGCAAATTACAGATCATGATCGACAATGCGAAGCATTATAACGCCGACGGATCGCCCATTTACGTCGATGCCATTCTGGTTGAGAAGGCCATTCCCcaaaaggtggagaagggaCGAAAGGCGTTTGGAGAGGAAAACCTGGCTACGCTGCACAAGTTCTTCAAACCCAAACAAAAGCTGAAACTGACATTGAACAAGCCTGAGGCgacagaagaagctgaggagaagaagccagAGGAGCCTCTGACGGTGCTTCCTCCTAACGAGAATCCTCTGCGAGCTCCTGGACGGGCTCCTCTGGTGCGTCTTCTCACCGTGCACTCTACTCTGCCTATCagacagcagctcaagcagATTCCCGAGAGCCAACAGGATCCGTTCCAGATCAACATTCCTGCTTCCCCCACACACGCGCTTCAGAACCACACGTTTGCTCTGCCTGCGTACCACTCCACCATCAGTGTGGACGCCGAGCTTGACAACTCACTATACGAGCGTCCCTACAACCTACAATTGACTCTAAACTCTGCTCGAATCCAGCCCATCTATCTGCCGTCGAGTGCTTGGGGATCCCAGAAGGATCTGCAGGGGCGGTATGAGCTCCGTTTGGCGCCTGGTCTTAACCGCGTTGACGTCAGTGTTGACGCGGCCCCTGCCAACGCTCCCCCTCAGCGTACAGCCCATGCTCAGTTTGAGGAGCATGAGAGATTTACATTGTGGGTTCATCTTATGTAA